One stretch of Amycolatopsis tolypomycina DNA includes these proteins:
- a CDS encoding glycosyltransferase — translation MKVLLLTHGSRGDVQPFAALAAALTGAGHEVVLAAPASSAAVAEPFCARVFPLDDGTNKLVADRAAWEAVERNFRGLRGKRLGLRLLRRNRAAMTRVFGDLAALAREPLDADLVVHQVNVPGHAIAEVLGVPAVPVCLQPFWVPTPSFPDPLFPYRLPAALNRASYASTRTFVRALTGNPGRFRRAGLGLPRRRHAHDPLRRPDGTPAPVLQAFSRHVLPPRAWYPEPVHTPGFFFLPPAPWTPPADLAAFLAAGEPPVYLGFGSMVGSEPARTGHLVAAALRETGVRAIVAVGRGGIRPEGLGGNVFCLPEAPHDWLFPRTAAVVHHGGAGTTAAALAAGRPQVVCPFMFDQPFFGRRLFALGVAPPPQPLRELTAAGLARAITDAVTGTLPARAQELGELIRAEDGVGHAVKILEAMS, via the coding sequence GTGAAGGTACTGCTGCTGACCCACGGCAGCCGCGGCGACGTCCAGCCGTTCGCCGCGCTCGCCGCCGCGTTGACCGGCGCCGGCCACGAGGTGGTGCTGGCCGCGCCCGCGTCGTCGGCCGCGGTCGCCGAGCCGTTCTGCGCGCGGGTGTTCCCGCTCGACGACGGGACGAACAAGCTCGTCGCCGACCGGGCGGCGTGGGAGGCGGTCGAACGCAACTTCCGCGGCCTGCGCGGGAAACGCCTCGGGCTGCGGCTGCTGCGCCGCAACCGCGCGGCGATGACGCGGGTGTTCGGCGACCTCGCGGCGCTGGCCAGGGAGCCGCTCGACGCCGATCTCGTCGTGCACCAGGTCAACGTCCCCGGCCACGCGATCGCCGAGGTGCTCGGCGTCCCGGCGGTCCCGGTGTGCCTGCAGCCGTTCTGGGTGCCGACGCCGTCGTTCCCCGACCCGCTGTTCCCGTACCGGCTGCCGGCCGCGCTCAACCGGGCGTCGTACGCGTCGACCAGGACGTTCGTCCGCGCCCTGACCGGAAATCCGGGACGGTTCCGCCGAGCGGGGCTCGGCCTGCCCCGCCGCCGCCACGCCCACGACCCGCTCCGGCGGCCCGACGGCACCCCGGCGCCGGTGCTGCAGGCGTTCAGCAGGCACGTGCTGCCGCCGCGCGCGTGGTACCCGGAACCGGTGCACACGCCCGGGTTCTTCTTCCTGCCCCCGGCCCCGTGGACACCACCGGCGGACCTGGCGGCCTTCCTCGCGGCCGGCGAGCCGCCGGTCTACCTGGGCTTCGGCAGCATGGTCGGCAGCGAACCGGCCCGGACGGGCCACCTCGTAGCGGCGGCCCTCCGCGAAACGGGTGTCCGCGCGATCGTCGCGGTGGGCCGTGGTGGCATCCGCCCGGAAGGCTTGGGCGGCAACGTGTTCTGCTTGCCGGAGGCCCCGCACGACTGGCTTTTCCCCCGCACGGCAGCGGTGGTCCACCACGGCGGAGCGGGCACAACGGCGGCGGCCCTCGCCGCGGGCAGGCCCCAGGTGGTCTGCCCGTTCATGTTCGACCAGCCGTTCTTCGGACGGCGGCTGTTCGCGTTGGGCGTGGCCCCGCCGCCGCAGCCGTTGCGGGAGTTGACGGCGGCGGGGCTGGCCCGAGCGATCACGGACGCCGTGACGGGGACGCTCCCGGCCCGGGCGCAGGAGCTGGGTGAGCTGATCCGTGCGGAGGACGGTGTCGGGCACGCGGTCAAGATCCTGGAAGCGATGTCATGA
- a CDS encoding ABC transporter ATP-binding protein, protein MPLLELQDLSVGYRPHRPVVDGVSLTVRRGETLGLLGESGSGKSTIGHAIVGLVRPSGGRILFRGEDIAGTRRRELSRHLQIVFQDPHGSLNPSRTVGSTLAEPLRVVARLPRRAAEQRVAAVLDRVGLPPAAATRHPGAFSGGQLQRIAIARALVLEPELVVCDEPTSALDLSVQAQVLNLLLDLQQQLGLSYLFISHDIDVVRFFCHRVVVLRGGRVAEQVPTARRTS, encoded by the coding sequence GTGCCTCTGCTTGAGCTCCAGGACCTGAGCGTCGGCTACCGGCCGCACCGCCCGGTGGTGGACGGCGTGAGCCTCACCGTCCGGCGCGGCGAAACGCTCGGGCTGCTCGGCGAGTCGGGCTCGGGGAAGTCGACGATCGGGCACGCGATCGTCGGCCTGGTCCGGCCTTCGGGCGGCCGGATCCTGTTCCGCGGCGAGGACATCGCCGGGACCCGGCGGCGCGAGCTGAGCAGGCACCTGCAGATCGTGTTCCAGGACCCGCACGGCTCGCTGAACCCGTCCCGCACGGTCGGCAGCACCCTCGCCGAGCCGCTGCGGGTGGTCGCCCGCCTCCCCCGCCGGGCGGCGGAGCAGCGGGTGGCCGCGGTCCTCGACCGGGTCGGCCTGCCCCCGGCGGCGGCGACCCGCCACCCCGGCGCGTTCTCCGGTGGGCAGCTGCAGCGGATCGCCATCGCCCGCGCGCTGGTGCTGGAGCCGGAGCTGGTGGTCTGCGACGAGCCGACCAGCGCGCTCGACCTGTCGGTGCAGGCGCAGGTCCTGAACCTGCTGCTGGACCTGCAGCAGCAGCTGGGGCTGAGTTACCTGTTCATTTCGCACGACATCGACGTGGTGCGGTTCTTCTGCCACCGGGTGGTGGTGCTGCGTGGTGGCCGGGTCGCCGAGCAGGTGCCTACGGCGCGCCGAACGTCATGA
- a CDS encoding dipeptide/oligopeptide/nickel ABC transporter permease/ATP-binding protein, producing the protein MTAGIEEFVARRVHPGRRWLAAFRRPLAWAPLGYLVLLVAGSVLAPVLAPHSPVATDLDHVLAGPGPAHPLGTDALGRDVLTRLLYGGQISLLHAAIVVATVIAVGVTSGVVAGYLGGWFDRVFTWVVDVLLAIPVLMTLLVVLAVVGEHQTVVMIALGVLVSPGLARVVRGATLAVRKELYVAAARVCGLPHHRIVAAHVLPRIAGPVVVQVSLLAGGALLIDAGLSYLGFGAPPPDPTWGDMIAQAAAVIDRQPWLLVPPGVVLGLAILAFGLLGDVVRDATADHPPSPGEVVTPSLTPRDEPTTALLSLRDVEITLPGRIVVEDLSLDIGRGETVALVGESGCGKSITGRALLDLLPAGGAVTAGSFRFDGVDLAPAVPRALRGTRIALISQDPVAALDPVCTVGRQVAELVRLRHGGSRASVRARTLDLLRDVNLPDAVARRYPHELSGGMAQRVAIAMALAGEPSLLVADEPTTALDAGVQAEVLGLLGTLQAERGMAILLITHDWSVVSSFCRRAYVMYAGHIVESGPVEDLLTQPRHPYTEGLLGALPRRARPGTRLTAIPGSVPEPGQWPRGCHFAPRCTLATADCEAAPIPVAEPAAGHRTRCLHHAKLLPGGERASA; encoded by the coding sequence GTGACGGCCGGCATCGAGGAGTTCGTCGCCCGGCGCGTCCACCCCGGGCGACGGTGGCTCGCCGCCTTCCGCCGCCCGCTCGCGTGGGCACCCCTCGGGTACCTCGTGCTGCTGGTCGCCGGGTCGGTGCTCGCGCCGGTCCTCGCGCCCCACAGCCCGGTCGCGACCGACCTGGACCACGTGCTCGCCGGGCCGGGTCCCGCGCACCCGCTCGGCACCGACGCGCTCGGCCGGGACGTGCTGACGAGGCTGCTGTACGGCGGGCAGATCAGCCTGCTGCACGCCGCGATCGTCGTCGCCACCGTGATCGCGGTGGGCGTCACCAGCGGCGTCGTCGCCGGCTACCTCGGCGGCTGGTTCGACCGGGTGTTCACCTGGGTCGTCGACGTGCTGCTGGCGATCCCGGTCCTGATGACGCTGCTGGTGGTGCTGGCCGTGGTGGGCGAGCACCAGACGGTCGTGATGATCGCGCTCGGCGTGCTCGTTTCGCCGGGCCTCGCGCGGGTGGTCCGCGGGGCGACTTTGGCGGTGCGCAAGGAGCTCTACGTCGCCGCCGCGCGGGTGTGCGGGCTGCCGCACCACCGGATCGTCGCCGCGCACGTCCTGCCGCGGATCGCCGGCCCGGTCGTCGTGCAGGTGTCGCTGCTGGCCGGCGGCGCGCTGCTCATCGACGCCGGGCTCAGCTACCTCGGGTTCGGCGCCCCGCCGCCGGACCCGACGTGGGGCGACATGATCGCGCAGGCGGCGGCGGTGATCGACCGGCAGCCGTGGCTGCTGGTCCCGCCGGGGGTCGTGCTCGGCCTGGCGATCCTGGCGTTCGGCCTGCTCGGCGACGTCGTCCGGGACGCGACCGCCGACCACCCGCCGTCGCCCGGCGAAGTGGTCACGCCGTCGCTGACCCCGCGGGACGAGCCGACGACGGCGCTGCTTTCGCTGCGGGACGTCGAGATCACCTTGCCCGGGCGGATCGTGGTGGAGGACTTGAGCCTGGACATCGGCCGCGGCGAAACCGTCGCGCTGGTCGGCGAGTCCGGCTGCGGCAAGTCGATCACCGGGCGCGCCCTGCTCGACCTGCTCCCGGCGGGCGGCGCGGTCACCGCCGGGAGCTTCCGCTTCGACGGCGTGGATCTCGCGCCGGCCGTGCCGCGCGCCCTGCGCGGCACGCGGATCGCGCTGATCTCGCAGGACCCGGTGGCGGCGCTCGACCCGGTGTGCACGGTCGGCCGCCAGGTGGCCGAGCTGGTCCGGCTGCGCCACGGCGGATCCCGCGCGTCGGTCCGGGCGCGGACCCTGGACCTGCTGCGCGACGTCAACCTGCCGGACGCCGTGGCCCGCCGCTACCCGCACGAGCTGTCCGGCGGCATGGCCCAGCGCGTCGCGATCGCGATGGCCCTGGCGGGGGAACCGAGCCTGCTCGTCGCCGACGAACCGACGACCGCGCTGGACGCGGGCGTGCAGGCGGAGGTGCTGGGCCTGCTCGGCACGCTGCAGGCCGAGCGCGGGATGGCGATCCTGCTGATCACGCACGACTGGTCGGTGGTTTCGTCGTTCTGCCGACGGGCGTACGTCATGTACGCGGGGCACATCGTGGAGTCCGGCCCGGTCGAGGACCTGCTGACGCAGCCGCGGCACCCCTACACCGAGGGCCTGCTCGGCGCGCTGCCCCGCCGCGCGCGGCCGGGCACGCGGCTGACGGCGATCCCCGGGTCGGTGCCGGAGCCGGGGCAGTGGCCGCGAGGCTGTCACTTCGCCCCGCGGTGCACCCTCGCGACCGCGGACTGCGAGGCCGCACCGATCCCGGTGGCCGAACCCGCCGCCGGGCACCGCACCCGGTGTCTCCACCACGCCAAGCTGCTGCCGGGAGGGGAACGTGCCTCTGCTTGA
- a CDS encoding ABC transporter permease has protein sequence MLRLIAHRLVVSVALVFVVSLAAFLLQSAAPGDLARAILGQNFSVQAHEQLRHQLGLDQPLLAQYGRWLRDALRGDLGASPISGLSVADEITGRLPVTLSLIGCATAVTAFVGVALGVVSAVHGGRIGRVVDVLSLIGYALPSFWFALTMVTLFAVTVQLLPATGYVALGASPAGWARSLVLPVATLALPGIAVFAKQTRDAMLAALSRDYVTALRAHGVPETSVVLRHALRNAAIPVVTLVGLTFIGLLSGTVFVESVFAMPGLGGLAVQATSLHDIRMIQGVVVVFTVIVVVVNLVVDLAYGWLNPKARVR, from the coding sequence GTGCTCCGGCTGATCGCGCACCGCCTCGTCGTGTCGGTGGCGCTCGTGTTCGTCGTTTCGCTGGCGGCCTTCCTGCTGCAGTCCGCCGCCCCCGGCGACCTCGCCCGCGCCATCCTCGGGCAGAACTTCAGCGTCCAGGCCCACGAACAGCTGCGGCACCAGCTCGGCCTCGACCAGCCCCTGCTGGCGCAGTACGGGCGGTGGCTGCGGGACGCGCTGCGGGGCGACCTCGGCGCGTCGCCGATCAGCGGGCTCTCGGTGGCGGACGAGATCACCGGCCGGCTGCCGGTGACGCTGTCGCTGATCGGCTGCGCCACGGCGGTGACCGCGTTCGTCGGCGTCGCGCTCGGCGTGGTCAGCGCCGTCCACGGCGGCCGGATCGGCCGGGTCGTCGACGTCCTTTCCCTGATCGGCTACGCGCTGCCGAGCTTCTGGTTCGCGCTCACGATGGTGACGCTCTTCGCGGTCACCGTGCAGCTGCTGCCCGCCACCGGGTACGTGGCACTGGGCGCGTCGCCCGCGGGGTGGGCGCGCAGCCTCGTGCTGCCGGTCGCGACGCTGGCGCTGCCCGGGATCGCGGTGTTCGCCAAGCAGACCCGCGACGCGATGCTGGCGGCGCTCTCCCGCGACTACGTGACGGCCCTGCGGGCCCACGGCGTCCCCGAGACGTCGGTGGTGCTGCGCCACGCACTACGCAACGCGGCGATCCCGGTGGTGACGCTGGTGGGGCTGACGTTCATCGGGCTGCTGAGCGGCACGGTGTTCGTCGAGTCGGTGTTCGCCATGCCCGGCCTGGGCGGGCTCGCCGTCCAGGCCACGTCCCTGCACGACATCCGGATGATCCAAGGCGTGGTGGTGGTGTTCACGGTGATCGTCGTCGTGGTCAACCTCGTGGTCGACCTCGCCTACGGCTGGCTCAACCCGAAGGCGCGGGTCCGGTGA
- a CDS encoding GH1 family beta-glucosidase, translating to MTDPDPLFPLAFRWGVATAAFQIEGAWNADGKGPSTWDTRAHRPGGLAGGATGDVACDHYHRLTEDLDLMAGLGIGSYRFSVSWPRVQPTGRGRWNGRGLAFYDRLVDGLLTRNIEPLLTIYHWDHPQPVEDAGGWAVRDTAARFADYAEGLAVRLGDRVRRWLTLNEPLSVMHAEMSGPPGPSSREHGLRVAHHQLLGHGLAVPRLRAHVPGADVGISLNLAGMTPASDRPDDVAAAARAEAYEDRLFLDPLLRGDYPHLDGTPVIEAGDADRLLIAAPLDFVGVNWYAPARIAASATGVFGYTRVPVPGADTNVLGWPVVPEDFGALLAWLRETYPELPPIEITENGYPGVDELDATGSVQDLRRVSYLRTCLSQVRAALDAGSDIRGYHVWSLLDNLEWDHGYRPRFGLVHVDYATLARTPKASYRWYTQLVTTRKDGSPCSG from the coding sequence ATGACCGACCCTGACCCGCTGTTCCCGCTCGCGTTCCGGTGGGGCGTCGCCACCGCCGCGTTCCAGATCGAAGGCGCCTGGAACGCCGACGGCAAGGGACCGTCCACCTGGGACACCCGCGCCCACCGCCCGGGCGGGCTGGCCGGCGGCGCCACCGGGGACGTCGCCTGCGACCACTACCACCGGCTGACCGAGGACCTCGACCTGATGGCCGGGCTCGGCATCGGCAGCTACCGGTTCTCGGTGTCCTGGCCGCGGGTCCAGCCCACCGGGCGCGGCCGCTGGAACGGCCGCGGGCTGGCCTTCTACGACCGGCTGGTCGACGGCCTGCTGACGCGGAACATCGAGCCGCTGCTCACGATCTACCACTGGGACCACCCGCAGCCGGTCGAGGACGCCGGCGGGTGGGCCGTGCGCGACACCGCGGCCCGGTTCGCCGACTACGCCGAAGGGCTCGCGGTCCGCCTCGGCGACCGCGTCCGGCGCTGGCTCACGCTCAACGAGCCGCTTTCGGTGATGCACGCGGAAATGAGCGGCCCGCCGGGGCCGTCGTCGCGGGAGCACGGGCTGCGCGTCGCCCACCACCAGCTGCTCGGGCACGGCCTCGCCGTCCCCCGGCTGCGGGCCCACGTGCCCGGCGCGGACGTCGGGATCAGCCTCAACCTGGCCGGGATGACCCCGGCGAGCGACCGGCCGGACGACGTCGCCGCGGCGGCGCGGGCGGAGGCGTACGAAGACCGGTTGTTCCTGGATCCCCTGCTGCGCGGGGACTACCCGCACCTCGACGGCACGCCGGTGATCGAGGCCGGCGACGCCGACCGCCTGCTCATCGCGGCGCCGTTGGATTTCGTCGGCGTCAACTGGTACGCGCCGGCCCGGATCGCCGCGTCGGCGACGGGGGTGTTCGGCTACACCCGGGTGCCGGTGCCCGGCGCGGACACGAACGTGCTCGGCTGGCCGGTGGTGCCGGAGGACTTCGGCGCGCTGCTGGCCTGGCTGCGGGAGACCTACCCGGAGCTGCCCCCGATCGAGATCACCGAGAACGGCTACCCCGGCGTCGACGAGCTCGACGCCACGGGCTCGGTGCAGGACCTGCGGCGCGTCTCCTACCTGCGCACCTGCCTGAGCCAGGTCCGCGCCGCCCTCGACGCGGGCTCGGACATCCGCGGCTACCACGTCTGGTCGCTGCTGGACAACCTCGAATGGGACCACGGCTACCGCCCGCGCTTCGGCCTGGTGCACGTCGACTACGCGACGCTCGCCCGCACGCCCAAGGCGTCCTACCGGTGGTACACGCAGCTCGTCACCACCCGGAAGGACGGTTCGCCGTGCTCCGGCTGA
- a CDS encoding ABC transporter substrate-binding protein, with the protein MSSPAVLSRRDFTVGGLLLAAGLAAAACGGPPGSPAADRTLRIGQYWPPTSLDPAKAGGESQFFLQPAYDPLIYRAADGSYQPRLATAWRYLGTGNTAFEITLRDGVTFSDGTPLTAEGLKASIEHFRRSAGQAAAFLAPIATMTVPGPLVLRLALHQPHPLLPSLFTQDFLAGDVISPAGAASPAGLATGTAGAGPYVLLPGETVANDHYTYGPNPKYWNPAGRFYDKITVKVLPNENTALAALKTGQVDVVAGSYAIAGGARAAGFAIASSPAIVMGLQLNDRAGTLCPPLADVRVRQALNFAVDRAKITTALLGEYGIPVDQPSAPGEDGFLEQPFYGHDPGKARQLLAAAGHAGGFALPVVIPSTPAFPGDLAQAIASDLQQVGVTLRITAKDPASANTELTRFPASSMGWGVLPAYFMGRGLWLKDAIGMNPFRSSDPELESLDRRAAAADDAARPALDRQIIRRVVELGWFLPVCLSPGLLFYRDTVGVDPVPGQPFPSVASWHPAARA; encoded by the coding sequence ATGTCCTCCCCTGCCGTCCTTTCCCGCCGCGACTTCACCGTCGGCGGCCTGCTGCTCGCCGCCGGGCTGGCCGCCGCCGCGTGCGGCGGGCCGCCGGGTTCCCCCGCCGCGGACCGCACCCTGCGCATCGGCCAGTACTGGCCCCCGACCAGCCTCGACCCGGCGAAAGCGGGCGGGGAGTCGCAGTTCTTCCTGCAACCCGCCTACGACCCGCTGATCTACCGGGCGGCCGACGGCAGCTACCAGCCGCGGCTCGCCACGGCGTGGCGCTACCTGGGCACCGGCAACACCGCCTTCGAGATCACCTTGCGCGACGGCGTGACCTTCAGCGACGGCACCCCGCTGACCGCCGAGGGGCTCAAGGCGAGCATCGAGCACTTCCGCCGGTCCGCGGGGCAGGCCGCCGCCTTCCTCGCCCCGATCGCGACGATGACCGTGCCGGGACCGCTGGTGCTGCGGCTGGCGCTGCACCAGCCCCACCCGCTGCTGCCGTCGCTGTTCACCCAGGACTTCCTGGCCGGCGACGTGATCAGCCCGGCCGGTGCCGCGTCACCGGCCGGGCTGGCGACCGGCACCGCGGGTGCGGGGCCGTACGTCCTGCTGCCCGGTGAGACCGTCGCGAACGACCACTACACCTACGGCCCCAACCCGAAGTACTGGAACCCGGCGGGCCGGTTCTACGACAAGATCACCGTCAAGGTGCTCCCCAACGAGAACACCGCGCTCGCCGCGCTCAAGACCGGCCAGGTCGACGTCGTGGCCGGCAGCTACGCCATCGCGGGCGGCGCGAGAGCCGCCGGGTTCGCCATCGCGTCCAGTCCGGCGATCGTGATGGGCCTGCAGCTCAACGACCGGGCCGGCACCCTGTGCCCGCCGCTGGCCGACGTGCGGGTGCGCCAGGCACTGAACTTCGCGGTCGACCGGGCCAAGATCACCACCGCCCTGCTCGGCGAGTACGGCATCCCGGTCGACCAGCCCTCGGCGCCCGGCGAAGACGGCTTCCTCGAACAGCCCTTCTACGGCCACGATCCCGGTAAGGCCCGGCAGCTGCTGGCCGCGGCCGGGCACGCCGGCGGGTTCGCCCTGCCGGTGGTGATCCCGTCGACCCCCGCCTTCCCCGGCGACCTGGCCCAGGCGATCGCGTCGGACCTGCAGCAGGTCGGCGTCACGCTGCGGATCACGGCCAAGGACCCCGCGTCCGCCAACACCGAGCTCACCCGGTTCCCGGCCTCCAGCATGGGCTGGGGCGTGCTGCCCGCCTACTTCATGGGCCGCGGGCTCTGGCTGAAGGACGCGATCGGGATGAACCCCTTCCGCAGCAGCGATCCCGAGCTGGAAAGCCTCGACCGGCGCGCCGCGGCGGCCGACGACGCCGCCCGCCCCGCCCTCGACCGGCAGATCATCCGGCGCGTTGTCGAGCTGGGCTGGTTCCTGCCGGTGTGCCTGAGCCCGGGCCTGCTGTTCTACCGCGACACGGTGGGCGTGGACCCGGTGCCCGGGCAGCCGTTCCCGAGCGTCGCCTCCTGGCACCCGGCGGCCCGGGCATGA